A genomic region of Dermochelys coriacea isolate rDerCor1 chromosome 18, rDerCor1.pri.v4, whole genome shotgun sequence contains the following coding sequences:
- the TMEM201 gene encoding transmembrane protein 201 — protein MEAASALLAGCPLAGLAGGLGVTVCAAAGLLLYHIARRKKPTHMSVNCWFCNQDTVVPYGNRNCWDCPYCEQYNGFQENGDYNKPIPAQYMEHLNHVVSGATTFCDPTKPQQWVSSQILLCKKCNNHQTMKIKQLASFAPRDEGKYDEEIEVYKHHLEQTYKLCRPCQAAVEYYIKHQNRQLRALLLSHHFKRRETDKPYMQSFCSSSSSMSTPTQVIILRFLTFLSCAFLVLMALYGSGDPFSLKVTAPAPMETGPTAIGNGTGASPAAASENRTLLGIAGWWELLHLLPEQTVKSLSVAWTYGRNHQIAVVVLGLFTCLLAMLLAGRIRLRRIDAFASVLWLLVMGLHLAEKYLKADTPSWLDTAKFGTTSLCCLVGFTAAVATRKSTGQRRYRPRRFISGDSVALFPSGSGIGFPCSAGSPSVFIPTPPSLLQLTNQQFFRSPRRASSSSLPGRLNRALSLGTIPSLARTDSGYLFSGSRPASQGSQSKESPASEYYSLLSGSCAPSPIPSPAPSVAGSVTSSSGSLHYRRPLISPARLNLKGQKLLLFPSQSDAVHMPTSLDEPPHPDSNVLAAELTPFPKKNLIERGMPDMRSVVERGSICSNNSIKKEDNSSHSSTCVVDTTTKGEDPAGWRGHFGNSTIRGLLAISLTANAIFTSAYLYQSLR, from the exons GAAGAAGCCCACACACATGTCTGTGAACTGCTGGTTCTGTAACCAGGACACGGTGGTGCCCTACGGGAATCGCAACTGCTGGGACTGTCCTTACTGTGAACAATACAATGGCTTCCAAGAG AATGGAGACTACAACAAGCCCATTCCTGCACAGTACATGGAGCACCTAAACCATGTCGTGTCGGGCGCCACCACCTTTTGCGaccccaccaagccccagcaGTGGGTGAGCAGCCAGATCTTGCTGTGCAAGAAATGCAACAATCACCAGACCATGAAGATCAAGCAGCTGGCGTCCTTCGCACCCAGGGATGAG GGTAAATACGACGAGGAGATCGAGGTATATAAGCACCACTTGGAGCAGACCTACAAGCTGTGCCGCCCATGCCAGGCTGCTGTGGAATATTACATCAAGCACCAGAACCGGCAGCTCCGGGCGCTGCTGCTGAGCCACCATTTCAAACGCCGGGAGACTGACAAGCCCTATATGCAG AGCttttgttcctcctcctcctccatgagcACCCCGACTCAGGTGATAATTCTGAGGTTCCTGACTTTCCTCAGCTGTGCGTTCCTTGTCCTGATGGCCTTGTATGGGTCAGGTGACCCCTTCTCACTCAAAGTCACGGCCCCTGCTCCTATGGAAACTGGCCCCACGGCCATCGGGAATGGGACTGGAGCGAGCCCAGCAGCGGCCTCGGAGAATCGCACTCTCCTGGGAATTGCAGGCTGGTGGGAGCTGCTCCACCTGCTGCCAGAGCAAACAGTGAAAAGCTTGAGTGTTGCTTGGACCTACGGGAGGAACCATCAGATTGCGGTCGTCGTCCTCGGGCTGTTCACCTGCCTGTTAGCCATGCTCCTGGCCGGACGGATCAG GCTGCGGAGAATTGATGCCTTCGCCTCGGTCCTGTGGCTCCTGGTGATGGGTTTGCACTTGGCTGAAAAGTACCTGAAGGCGGACACGCCCAGCTGGCTGGACACAGCCAAAttcggcaccacgtccctgtgctGCCTGGTGGGCTTCACCGCAGCAGTGGCCACGCGAAAGTCAACGGGCCAACGGAGATACCGGCCCCGAAG GTTTATTTCCGGGGATTCAGTCGCTCTGTTCCCCAGTGGCTCTGGGATTGGTTTCCCTTGTTCCGCTGGCTCGCCGTCTGTTTTTATCCCAACGCCACCCAGCCTCCTCCAGCTGACGAACCAGCAGTTCTTCAGATCCCCACGCAGAGCTTCCTCTTCCTCACTCCCTGGACGTCTGAACAGGGCCCTTTCACTGGGCACCATCCCTTCCCTAGCCAGGACAG ATTCTGGCTACTTGTTCAGTGGAAGCCGCCCAGCGTCCCAGGGATCTCAGTCTAAGGAGTCGCCTGCATCAG AGTACTACTCCCTGCTGTCTGGAAGCTGCGCCCCATCCCCCATCCCATCTCCAGCACCTTCGGTGGCTGGCTCTGTCACCTCCAGCTCAGGCTCCTTGCATTACCGCCGGCCCCTCATCAGTCCTGCACGCCTGAACCTGAAAGGGCAGAAGCTGCTGCTTTTTCCATCCCAGAGTGACGCCGTGCACATGCCGACCAGCTTGGATGAGCCCCCGCACCCCGACAGCAACGTCTTGGCTGCTGAGCTGACCCCATTCCCGAAAAAGAACCTCATCGAGCGGGGAATGCCTG ATATGAGGTCAGTCGTGGAAAGAGGGAGTATTTGCAGTAATAATTCCATCAAAAAAGAGGATAATTCGTCACATTCATCCACCTGTGTGGTGGACACGACCACCAAAGGAGAAGACCCAGCAGGCTGGAGAG GTCATTTTGGTAACTCCACTATCCGAGGTCTCCTTGCCATAAGCCTGACAGCCAATGCGATCTTCACATCAGCCTACCTCTACCAGAGCCTGCGCTGA